A stretch of Thermococcus bergensis DNA encodes these proteins:
- the glmU gene encoding bifunctional sugar-1-phosphate nucleotidylyltransferase/acetyltransferase has translation MKGVVLAAGKGERLRPLTDDRPKVMLKVANRAIIDYVFENIYPFVDEFIVIVRYQKEKLMEYLGDEYGGKPITYVEQVKGEGTARAIYSAIEYIENEEFLAVNGDIYFEREGIKTLLQSFRKNNADAALLVKRFEDLTHFGMVEVEGELVKNIREKPGAVSGYANLGIYLFKPEVFGFIEKTPKSQRGEYEITDTINLMIKEGKKVAYAVYEGYWNDMGRPWNLLELNEYILKNHLQHSIKGIVEEGATILPPVEIEEGTVVRSGAYIIGPVKIGKNSKIGPNCFIRPYTSIGDRCHIGNAVEIKNSIIMDHSNAPHLNYVGDSIIGENTNLGAGTITANLRHDNKTIKVEVKGKLEDSGRRKLGAIIGHNVKIGINVTIYPGRKIGSNSLIGPGVIVDKNIPSNVLVVAKQEKEIIER, from the coding sequence ATGAAGGGTGTAGTACTCGCAGCGGGAAAAGGTGAAAGATTAAGACCTCTTACAGACGATAGGCCAAAGGTTATGCTCAAAGTCGCAAACAGAGCGATAATAGATTACGTCTTCGAAAACATATATCCTTTTGTCGATGAATTTATAGTGATCGTGAGGTACCAAAAGGAAAAGCTTATGGAATATTTAGGAGATGAATACGGGGGAAAACCAATAACCTATGTGGAGCAGGTAAAAGGAGAAGGAACTGCAAGGGCCATTTATTCCGCAATTGAATACATCGAAAATGAGGAGTTTTTGGCGGTTAACGGAGACATATACTTTGAGAGAGAGGGCATAAAGACTCTTTTACAGTCCTTCAGAAAAAATAATGCTGATGCCGCATTGCTCGTAAAGAGGTTTGAGGATTTAACTCATTTCGGAATGGTAGAGGTAGAGGGTGAGCTCGTAAAGAACATTAGAGAAAAGCCCGGGGCTGTTTCCGGATATGCAAACCTGGGAATTTACCTCTTCAAGCCAGAAGTTTTCGGGTTCATAGAAAAAACTCCAAAGAGCCAGCGCGGAGAATATGAGATAACAGACACAATAAACCTCATGATAAAAGAAGGCAAGAAAGTAGCCTATGCAGTTTATGAGGGTTACTGGAACGATATGGGAAGGCCATGGAACCTCTTAGAGCTAAACGAGTACATTCTCAAAAACCATCTCCAGCACAGCATAAAAGGAATTGTAGAAGAAGGGGCCACTATTCTTCCTCCTGTAGAAATTGAAGAGGGAACAGTTGTTAGAAGTGGAGCCTACATCATAGGACCCGTAAAAATCGGGAAAAACTCCAAAATAGGGCCCAATTGCTTTATAAGGCCCTATACGAGCATTGGAGATAGGTGCCACATTGGAAATGCAGTTGAAATCAAAAACTCGATAATAATGGATCACAGCAACGCTCCCCATCTTAACTACGTGGGAGATTCAATTATTGGAGAGAACACCAACTTAGGCGCTGGAACTATAACAGCCAACCTGAGACACGACAACAAAACTATAAAGGTAGAAGTAAAAGGTAAACTCGAAGACAGCGGTAGAAGAAAGCTTGGAGCAATCATAGGACACAATGTAAAGATTGGAATAAACGTTACGATTTACCCGGGAAGGAAAATAGGGAGCAACTCTCTTATCGGTCCGGGCGTAATAGTTGATAAAAACATCCCCTCCAATGTATTGGTTGTGGCCAAACAGGAAAAAGAGATTATTGAACGGTGA
- a CDS encoding undecaprenyl-diphosphate phosphatase — translation MEYYQAIIIGLFQGITEWLPISSSGQTMLFLINLLKIPPEQAYSYSLLLHLGTLMALFFKFRYELSKILLKLVLFRWEEEEKFLFYSTLFTGIVGLPLYKTFKLVASSFNGEAINGIIGIALILTGIILKKSREAPLEKLEKGLKSEKEEATIFDSIIAGVAQGIAVIPGISRSGMTVGSLLLLGVKQEKAIRLSFLMAIPAITGALFLELPEVSRTSEPLTIPLAAVITAFVVSLLMIEVMLRLAKRLDFSKFCIFFGFIALIASLLGVLI, via the coding sequence ATGGAGTATTACCAAGCTATTATTATTGGTCTATTCCAGGGAATTACAGAATGGCTGCCAATAAGCAGTTCTGGTCAGACAATGCTATTTTTAATAAACCTTCTTAAGATACCCCCGGAGCAGGCTTATTCTTACTCTCTGCTCTTGCATTTAGGAACTCTTATGGCGCTGTTTTTCAAATTTAGGTATGAGTTGAGCAAGATTTTGCTTAAATTGGTTCTCTTTAGGTGGGAAGAGGAAGAGAAGTTCCTGTTCTATTCAACTCTCTTTACTGGTATAGTAGGCCTGCCCTTATACAAAACTTTCAAACTCGTTGCATCTTCATTCAACGGAGAAGCTATTAATGGGATAATAGGTATAGCCTTAATCCTTACCGGCATAATTTTAAAGAAATCTCGGGAAGCCCCACTAGAAAAACTAGAAAAAGGGTTAAAAAGTGAAAAAGAAGAAGCTACGATATTCGATTCAATAATTGCTGGAGTAGCACAGGGGATAGCAGTAATTCCCGGGATATCAAGGTCGGGAATGACAGTAGGGAGTCTATTACTTCTGGGTGTAAAACAAGAAAAAGCCATAAGGCTCAGTTTTTTAATGGCAATTCCCGCTATTACGGGGGCACTGTTTTTAGAGCTACCTGAAGTTTCACGCACTTCGGAACCCTTAACAATTCCACTAGCTGCAGTGATAACTGCATTTGTGGTCAGCCTTCTTATGATTGAAGTCATGCTTAGACTTGCCAAGCGGCTTGACTTTTCCAAGTTCTGCATTTTCTTCGGGTTCATAGCTTTGATAGCATCTCTATTGGGGGTGTTGATATGA
- a CDS encoding TRAM domain-containing protein, with protein MYGDRFGGRRFEAPVKVGERYKVKIESIGQGGDGIARIKGFVVFVPNTKVGDEVEIVINSVKRKFAFAEVI; from the coding sequence ATGTATGGAGATAGATTTGGTGGAAGAAGATTTGAAGCTCCAGTTAAGGTTGGAGAAAGATATAAGGTAAAGATAGAGAGTATTGGACAAGGCGGAGATGGAATTGCTAGAATTAAAGGGTTTGTAGTCTTCGTTCCAAACACCAAAGTTGGGGACGAAGTGGAGATTGTAATTAACAGTGTGAAGAGAAAATTCGCCTTTGCTGAAGTTATCTGA
- a CDS encoding monovalent cation/H+ antiporter subunit E, which produces MSFIVSFVWSFVLWLVLTAGTKGMLWSTEEVIAGIIFAAIVGLSTKNIIGEKAQRFLNPAKWLGFLVYAIGPLFWGMVKANFDVAYRVITGKIKPGIVRVPVDLENEAQYTILSNSITLTPGTLTVDACPEEKALYVHWIYVRDEEPKSSEPVAGSFEKWARRLGK; this is translated from the coding sequence ATGAGTTTCATTGTTTCATTTGTATGGTCGTTTGTGCTTTGGCTTGTACTCACAGCAGGTACCAAAGGAATGCTCTGGAGCACGGAAGAAGTAATCGCAGGGATTATATTCGCTGCAATCGTCGGGCTTTCAACAAAGAATATCATAGGAGAAAAAGCTCAGAGATTCCTAAACCCAGCAAAGTGGCTTGGATTCCTAGTTTATGCCATTGGCCCCCTCTTCTGGGGGATGGTAAAGGCAAATTTTGACGTTGCTTATAGAGTAATCACCGGAAAAATAAAGCCAGGGATTGTTAGAGTACCCGTTGACCTTGAAAATGAAGCCCAATACACAATACTAAGCAATTCAATTACCCTCACTCCTGGAACCTTGACAGTGGATGCCTGCCCAGAAGAAAAAGCCCTCTACGTCCACTGGATATACGTAAGAGACGAAGAACCAAAGAGCTCTGAACCCGTTGCAGGTTCTTTTGAAAAATGGGCAAGGAGGTTAGGGAAATGA
- a CDS encoding cation:proton antiporter: MIFTEFFYGAIVIALGAFITLIRVMLGPSVPDRVVGVDTLNTLIVAGMILLGAAYDRVIYIDIAIVYALLSYIGTLVIAKYLQGGLE, from the coding sequence ATGATTTTCACAGAGTTCTTTTACGGAGCAATAGTAATTGCTCTTGGGGCGTTCATAACTCTGATTCGTGTCATGCTTGGACCTAGTGTTCCTGACAGGGTTGTTGGTGTTGACACATTAAACACCCTTATCGTGGCCGGAATGATCCTCCTGGGAGCAGCTTATGACAGAGTAATTTACATCGATATAGCCATAGTTTATGCCTTGCTCAGTTATATTGGGACTTTGGTAATTGCTAAGTATCTCCAGGGGGGATTGGAGTGA
- the mnhG gene encoding monovalent cation/H(+) antiporter subunit G: MIKSIIYVFLAISITFNLLGSVSLHRFPDVYTRLHGATKCTTFGTIFAVLAVIVHAIWQIKETGNPKYLQMALHSLVALIALLLTNPTGAHAIAKAAHLSGYKPARAVIDAYEKKLRGEEA; encoded by the coding sequence GTGATTAAAAGCATAATTTACGTTTTTCTGGCAATCAGTATTACTTTCAACTTGCTCGGGAGCGTTTCACTTCATAGATTTCCCGATGTTTACACCAGATTACATGGCGCAACAAAGTGCACAACTTTTGGAACGATATTTGCCGTCTTGGCCGTAATTGTCCATGCAATTTGGCAAATAAAAGAAACAGGGAATCCAAAGTATCTTCAAATGGCATTGCACAGCTTGGTTGCTCTTATAGCCTTGTTGCTTACAAACCCAACAGGAGCTCATGCAATAGCGAAAGCTGCACATTTGAGCGGATATAAACCAGCAAGGGCTGTTATTGATGCTTATGAGAAGAAGTTGAGGGGTGAAGAAGCATGA
- a CDS encoding DUF4040 domain-containing protein — MNPLTVDMIIQAGLLIGILLSSYWMITTRDLLSAALASAAMSLLLSLEFYMLHAPDVAIAEAAVGAGVVTAIVVYGISKTERWERESP; from the coding sequence ATGAACCCATTAACCGTTGATATGATAATTCAAGCGGGGCTCCTCATTGGAATATTGCTTTCTTCATACTGGATGATAACCACAAGGGATTTACTTTCAGCAGCCCTAGCGTCTGCGGCTATGAGCCTCCTTCTTAGTTTGGAATTCTACATGCTTCATGCACCAGATGTTGCCATAGCGGAAGCAGCTGTTGGTGCGGGTGTTGTTACTGCAATAGTTGTTTATGGGATTTCAAAAACCGAGAGATGGGAGCGTGAGAGTCCATGA
- the mbhE gene encoding hydrogen gas-evolving membrane-bound hydrogenase subunit E, which produces MRRTVGALSLLFILGMLLLIAHPNYGLKFGLGGEDWQKYRYTDQYYIDHGIEEVGGTNIVTDIVFDYRGYDTLGEATVLFTSIAGAVALLRKWREENGE; this is translated from the coding sequence ATGAGAAGAACTGTCGGAGCGTTATCCTTGCTCTTCATACTCGGAATGTTGCTTTTAATTGCTCATCCAAATTACGGCCTAAAATTTGGCTTAGGCGGGGAGGACTGGCAAAAGTATCGCTATACAGACCAGTACTACATAGATCATGGCATTGAAGAAGTGGGTGGAACTAACATTGTTACTGACATAGTCTTTGATTACAGAGGATACGATACCCTTGGAGAGGCCACGGTTCTTTTCACTTCAATAGCGGGAGCAGTCGCATTGCTTAGAAAATGGAGGGAGGAAAATGGGGAGTGA
- a CDS encoding Na(+)/H(+) antiporter subunit B has product MGSDMGLIVKTMARATIPLIGIFGAYVVAHGHLTPGGGFQGGATIAGAGILFLIAFGLNEAKTRINKNLYSALEGVGGLVFLIAGMLGLGVAFFYNTLWHNGPIFNGEPGTLLSAGYLPIMNLAVGLKVYTGLVSAVLAMALFRRWRK; this is encoded by the coding sequence ATGGGGAGTGACATGGGGCTTATAGTTAAAACAATGGCAAGAGCTACTATACCTCTCATAGGGATTTTCGGAGCTTACGTTGTTGCTCATGGACATCTGACCCCCGGAGGAGGTTTCCAGGGTGGAGCCACAATTGCTGGAGCGGGAATACTATTCCTTATAGCATTTGGACTCAATGAAGCCAAGACCAGGATAAACAAGAACTTATATTCCGCCCTTGAGGGAGTAGGAGGCCTAGTTTTCTTGATAGCTGGAATGCTCGGTCTGGGTGTAGCGTTCTTCTACAACACCCTATGGCATAACGGTCCAATTTTCAATGGAGAACCAGGCACACTTCTTTCAGCAGGTTACCTTCCAATAATGAACTTGGCAGTGGGTCTGAAAGTTTACACAGGGCTGGTAAGTGCTGTCCTTGCAATGGCTCTCTTTAGGAGGTGGAGAAAGTGA
- a CDS encoding NADH-quinone oxidoreductase subunit K translates to MIPLQFVTAFLMIFMGIYAFLYKRNLIKLILALNLIDAGIHLLLISLGYRLENGVLPTAPIYTGYETLKGTPMVGPIPQALVLTSIVIGVCVLSLAMALTINAYRHYGTLDVNKLRRLRG, encoded by the coding sequence GTGATACCACTGCAATTTGTTACGGCATTTTTAATGATCTTCATGGGCATTTACGCGTTCTTGTACAAGAGAAACCTCATCAAATTAATCCTGGCCCTCAATTTAATTGATGCAGGCATACACCTCTTGCTGATAAGCCTCGGATATAGATTGGAAAACGGAGTTTTACCTACAGCGCCCATTTACACTGGGTATGAAACATTGAAGGGCACTCCAATGGTTGGCCCAATACCACAGGCTTTAGTGCTCACGAGCATAGTCATTGGAGTTTGTGTGCTCTCATTGGCAATGGCATTGACGATAAACGCCTATAGACACTACGGAACCCTTGACGTTAACAAGTTAAGGAGGTTGAGAGGATGA